A stretch of the Deltaproteobacteria bacterium HGW-Deltaproteobacteria-4 genome encodes the following:
- a CDS encoding tRNA guanosine(34) transglycosylase Tgt, which yields MSRFHYEQIATDPRSQARRGRIHTRRGIIETPIFMPVGTRGTVKAMTVDDLKAVGAQIILANTYHLLLRPGHELVRELGGLHAFMDWDRPLLTDSGGFQVFSLGDLRAIDEEGVRFRSHIDGTLFSLTPESSIAVQEALGADIIMAFDECIPYPATREYVAASTARSGRWAKRCQSARRPEDDAALFAIVQGGMYPDLRRQSAEDLVTGGFEGYALGGLSVGESAEQMYDVMEATMPYLPQDQPRYVMGIGTPENLVEAVARGGDMFDCVMPTRNARNGLLFTSFGKVSIKQARYAHDSGPLDPECGCPVCRRYSRAYLRHLFQSGEILASILNTMHNLYYYLHLMASMRNAIETGTFADFRKSFYEKRNFQL from the coding sequence TTGAGCCGATTCCACTACGAGCAGATTGCCACTGATCCCCGGAGCCAAGCCCGCCGCGGGCGGATCCATACCCGGCGCGGGATAATCGAAACCCCGATTTTTATGCCGGTAGGGACGCGTGGTACGGTCAAGGCGATGACGGTCGATGATCTAAAGGCAGTCGGTGCCCAGATCATCCTGGCTAATACCTATCATCTGTTGTTGCGACCGGGACATGAGCTGGTTCGGGAACTCGGCGGATTGCACGCCTTTATGGACTGGGATCGACCGCTTCTTACTGACAGCGGCGGCTTCCAGGTCTTCAGTCTCGGGGATTTGCGGGCGATTGATGAAGAAGGGGTGCGTTTTCGTTCTCATATTGATGGCACCCTCTTCAGTCTGACGCCGGAATCGTCCATTGCCGTACAGGAAGCTTTGGGCGCTGATATTATTATGGCTTTTGATGAGTGCATCCCTTATCCTGCCACCCGGGAGTATGTGGCGGCTTCCACCGCTCGCTCCGGTCGTTGGGCGAAGCGTTGCCAGTCTGCCCGTCGCCCGGAGGACGATGCAGCACTCTTTGCCATTGTCCAAGGGGGAATGTATCCGGACCTGAGGCGCCAGAGTGCGGAAGATCTCGTCACCGGCGGTTTTGAAGGTTATGCCCTTGGTGGTCTTTCGGTGGGTGAGAGCGCTGAGCAGATGTATGACGTCATGGAGGCGACCATGCCGTATCTGCCCCAAGACCAGCCCCGTTATGTCATGGGGATCGGGACGCCGGAGAATCTTGTCGAGGCGGTAGCCCGGGGTGGCGACATGTTCGATTGTGTCATGCCGACCCGTAATGCCCGTAACGGCCTTCTCTTTACCTCCTTTGGCAAGGTCAGTATCAAGCAGGCCCGTTATGCTCATGATTCCGGCCCTCTCGATCCGGAATGCGGTTGCCCTGTCTGCCGACGCTATAGTCGGGCCTATCTTCGCCACCTTTTTCAAAGTGGAGAAATCCTTGCATCGATATTGAACACAATGCACAATCTGTATTATTATTTGCACCTCATGGCCTCAATGCGGAACGCCATCGAAACCGGCACCTTTGCCGACTTTAGAAAAAGCTTTTACGAAAAGCGCAATTTTCAGTTATAA
- the yajC gene encoding preprotein translocase subunit YajC — MVSVAYAEAAPAAQAAPSPWANVLLLVAMFAIFYFLLIRPQQKRAREHKALVESIKVGDQVITAGGIHGKVAAVQDDTIQVEIATGVKIKLSRSSIVTVKSE; from the coding sequence ATGGTTTCTGTTGCATATGCTGAAGCTGCCCCCGCTGCGCAGGCAGCTCCGAGTCCCTGGGCGAACGTACTACTGCTCGTCGCGATGTTTGCCATTTTCTACTTTCTTTTGATCCGTCCCCAGCAAAAACGGGCCAGGGAACACAAAGCTCTGGTCGAAAGCATCAAGGTCGGCGATCAGGTCATCACCGCCGGCGGCATCCATGGCAAGGTTGCCGCAGTGCAGGACGATACGATTCAGGTCGAAATCGCCACCGGGGTCAAGATCAAACTGAGTCGTTCCTCGATTGTGACGGTCAAGAGCGAATAG
- the secD gene encoding protein translocase subunit SecD yields MSSLKSRGVLIVALSLLALVAIAPTFFRDSLPAIWTKTFDPVHLGLDLQGGMHLILGVDTEKAVEARLDGLVDHLDNLLREKDVVYKRVERTGNDVLSVTVYDKDAAASLDKLVNDNLGILEDAGEAQDGSYLIKKFRLNSNEAQSIREMSVRQVVETMRNRIDQFGVSEPILQQEGADRVLVQLPGIKDPERAIALLGKTARLEFKMVAEDADPQAAVRGELPPGTQLLYERNTDKATGKFTETPIVVEEKTAMTGDLLSNAQVRIDSRFNEPYVAIDFNAIGAKRFDQVTAASVGKRMAIVLDNTVYSAPVIRERISGGSAQISGSFTEQEATDLAIILRAGSLPAPVSILENRTVGPSLGRDSIAQGQMAVTLAFIFVGVAMILYYRWSGVVAVVSVILNLLLLLCALIFFKATLTLPGIAGIALTLGMAVDANVLIYERMREEARLGRTPRAAIEAGYEKAFWTIMDSNLTTLLSGLILFQFGTGPVKGFAVTLSVGILTTLFTAMFCSRWIFDLYLQNRVIKRLSV; encoded by the coding sequence ATGTCTAGTCTTAAATCGCGGGGCGTGTTGATTGTTGCACTTTCTCTGCTCGCTCTGGTGGCTATTGCCCCGACTTTCTTCCGTGATTCTTTGCCGGCTATCTGGACAAAGACTTTTGATCCTGTTCATCTCGGTCTTGATTTGCAGGGTGGTATGCATTTGATTCTCGGGGTCGATACCGAGAAAGCGGTGGAGGCACGACTCGACGGACTGGTCGATCACCTCGACAATCTCCTGCGCGAGAAGGATGTCGTTTACAAGCGGGTTGAGCGGACCGGCAATGATGTGTTGTCGGTGACGGTCTACGATAAAGATGCGGCCGCGAGTCTCGACAAGCTGGTCAATGATAATCTCGGTATTCTTGAGGATGCTGGTGAGGCTCAGGATGGCAGCTACCTGATTAAGAAGTTTCGCCTGAACAGTAATGAGGCGCAGTCGATTCGGGAGATGTCAGTTCGACAGGTCGTCGAAACGATGCGCAACAGGATTGACCAGTTCGGGGTCAGTGAGCCGATACTGCAGCAGGAAGGGGCCGATCGCGTCCTTGTTCAGCTGCCGGGGATCAAGGATCCCGAGCGCGCGATTGCCCTGCTGGGCAAAACAGCCCGCCTCGAATTCAAGATGGTCGCCGAAGATGCTGACCCTCAGGCGGCGGTCAGGGGGGAGCTCCCCCCCGGCACCCAACTCCTTTATGAGCGCAATACCGATAAAGCGACCGGTAAGTTTACGGAAACTCCTATCGTCGTAGAAGAGAAGACCGCCATGACCGGCGATCTCCTCTCCAATGCGCAGGTGCGCATCGACAGCCGTTTCAACGAACCCTATGTTGCCATCGATTTTAATGCGATTGGCGCCAAGCGTTTTGATCAGGTTACGGCCGCCAGCGTTGGTAAACGCATGGCGATCGTCCTCGATAACACCGTCTATTCGGCACCGGTGATTCGCGAACGCATCTCCGGCGGAAGCGCCCAGATCAGCGGCTCTTTTACCGAGCAGGAAGCGACCGATCTGGCCATCATCCTGCGCGCCGGTTCTTTGCCGGCGCCGGTGAGTATTCTCGAAAACCGCACGGTGGGACCCTCCCTGGGCCGCGACTCCATCGCTCAGGGACAGATGGCCGTGACTCTGGCTTTCATCTTCGTCGGCGTCGCCATGATCCTGTATTACCGCTGGTCCGGGGTTGTTGCCGTGGTCTCGGTGATTCTCAATCTTCTTTTGCTTCTGTGCGCGCTGATCTTCTTTAAAGCGACCTTGACCCTGCCCGGGATTGCCGGTATCGCCTTGACTCTGGGGATGGCGGTCGATGCCAACGTACTGATCTATGAACGCATGCGTGAAGAGGCGCGTCTCGGCAGAACTCCGCGTGCTGCTATTGAAGCCGGCTATGAAAAGGCCTTCTGGACGATCATGGACTCCAACCTGACGACCCTCCTTTCCGGTCTGATCCTCTTTCAGTTCGGGACCGGTCCGGTCAAGGGTTTTGCTGTGACCCTTTCGGTCGGTATCTTGACGACCCTCTTCACAGCGATGTTCTGCAGCCGCTGGATCTTTGATCTTTATCTGCAAAATCGCGTTATTAAACGCTTGAGCGTCTAG
- the secF gene encoding protein translocase subunit SecF encodes MQIIKPNTNINFVGHKKLAITISWILIMIGIFSVVSKGGLNLGLDFAGGSLVQVKMNQVTTAADMRQSLAPMELKGMTIQQVGDLADEFLIKAQESSSKTESLANSVQQTLEGHYGAGTVDIRRAEMVGPQVGKDLRYKGVMAIVYSIIGMLIYITFRFEFRFGVGVVIALLHDVLITLAFFSVFNKEIDLTVVAAFLTIVGYSVNDSVIICDRIRENLSRHVGQKLEWIINRSLNDTLSRTIMTSGITLLSVLCLYLFGGEVIRNFALAMIIGIVVGTHSSIFVAAPVILYFDKGDKESPVVPAVINS; translated from the coding sequence ATGCAAATCATTAAACCAAATACTAATATCAATTTTGTCGGCCATAAAAAACTGGCGATAACCATCTCCTGGATTCTTATCATGATCGGCATTTTTTCCGTCGTCTCCAAAGGCGGTCTCAACCTAGGTCTTGATTTTGCCGGCGGATCTCTGGTGCAAGTCAAGATGAACCAAGTCACGACCGCTGCCGACATGCGTCAGAGCCTGGCCCCCATGGAACTTAAGGGGATGACGATTCAGCAGGTGGGGGATCTTGCTGACGAGTTCCTGATTAAAGCACAGGAATCGAGCAGCAAGACTGAAAGTCTGGCCAATAGCGTCCAACAGACCCTGGAGGGCCATTACGGCGCCGGGACTGTCGACATCCGGCGTGCCGAGATGGTCGGCCCGCAAGTCGGTAAGGATTTGCGATATAAAGGGGTGATGGCGATCGTTTATTCGATCATCGGTATGCTCATTTATATTACTTTTCGTTTTGAGTTCCGATTCGGAGTCGGGGTGGTTATTGCTCTTCTCCATGATGTACTGATTACCCTGGCCTTCTTTTCTGTCTTCAATAAAGAGATTGACTTGACCGTTGTCGCTGCTTTTTTGACCATCGTCGGCTACTCGGTCAATGATTCGGTTATTATTTGTGACCGTATCCGTGAGAATCTGTCAAGACACGTCGGTCAAAAGCTCGAATGGATTATCAACCGCAGTCTCAACGATACCCTGTCCCGAACCATCATGACTTCGGGAATTACCTTGCTCAGCGTACTCTGCCTTTATCTCTTCGGTGGAGAGGTCATTCGCAATTTTGCTCTTGCCATGATTATCGGCATCGTCGTCGGAACCCATTCATCGATCTTTGTTGCAGCTCCGGTTATCCTCTATTTCGATAAAGGCGATAAAGAAAGTCCCGTCGTCCCTGCGGTCATCAATTCTTAA
- the recJ gene encoding single-stranded-DNA-specific exonuclease RecJ has translation MQTVTMRRWLERSVLPSPLLLQSFVDELNIDRLTAHLLAQRGGTDLTCAIDFLEPRLQQLPDPLLLGEMEAAVSRLVAAIQGGEKVAIHGDYDVDGISGTALLVEGLRALGAEVDYYIPLRLRDGYGLSADHLRQAFAAGAQVAVSVDCGISALDEAEVAREIGLDLIITDHHQPPAILPVVCAIVNPHLPDSLYPDKELAGVGVAFMLLIALRSRLRAIGAFAVKPEPDLRYSLDLVALGTIADVVPLRGVNRILTRIGLGIINQGRRPGLKALTVAAGIRQVTCGNVAFSLAPRLNAAGRLEDANLGVELLLSNDGARAVELAALLDGFNRERQGVEQQVLAEAIAQVEAGKGGDFSIVLAGEGWHPGVIGIVASRLVERYHRPTVLIAVDGATGKGSARSIRGLHLYQTLQSCAADLDGYGGHAFAAGLSIAADRIDAFVSAFEQASATVLSADDLLPVLLYDCEVLIEDLSLPIFADLQRLSPFGAGNPEPLFLLRNARAQQVAPCGTGHLKFSIRQGGSSLPCIAFSYPSHWAEFLPGEIDLLVTLQSNEWKDRVSLQLRVKDMRPAQDP, from the coding sequence ATGCAAACTGTCACTATGCGTCGCTGGCTGGAGCGGAGTGTCCTTCCCAGCCCCCTTTTGCTCCAATCATTCGTCGATGAACTTAATATCGATCGCTTGACAGCGCATCTTCTTGCCCAGCGTGGTGGCACCGACCTGACTTGTGCCATCGATTTTCTTGAACCACGTTTGCAGCAGCTCCCCGACCCCCTCCTTCTCGGTGAGATGGAGGCGGCAGTCTCTCGTCTCGTCGCGGCCATTCAGGGCGGTGAGAAGGTCGCCATTCATGGCGATTATGATGTCGATGGCATCAGCGGCACCGCTCTCCTTGTCGAAGGGTTACGGGCTTTAGGTGCCGAAGTCGATTACTATATACCGCTACGGCTGCGCGATGGCTATGGCCTTTCCGCCGATCATCTCCGCCAGGCCTTTGCTGCCGGCGCCCAAGTTGCTGTCTCTGTTGATTGCGGCATCTCTGCACTCGATGAGGCCGAGGTTGCCCGGGAAATCGGACTCGATCTGATTATTACCGATCACCATCAACCCCCCGCTATCCTCCCGGTCGTCTGCGCCATCGTCAATCCCCATCTTCCTGATTCCCTTTATCCTGATAAAGAGCTTGCCGGCGTCGGCGTGGCGTTTATGCTCCTCATCGCTCTGCGCAGTCGGCTACGTGCCATTGGTGCCTTTGCGGTCAAGCCAGAGCCCGACCTCCGTTACAGTCTCGATCTCGTCGCCCTAGGGACGATTGCCGATGTTGTGCCGCTGCGTGGTGTCAACCGGATCTTGACCCGCATCGGTCTCGGTATCATCAATCAAGGGCGGCGGCCCGGTTTGAAGGCCCTCACGGTCGCAGCCGGCATTCGTCAAGTCACCTGCGGCAATGTTGCTTTCAGCCTTGCTCCCCGACTCAATGCTGCCGGCCGTCTGGAGGATGCTAATCTTGGTGTCGAGCTTTTGCTCAGCAACGACGGAGCGCGAGCGGTGGAACTGGCCGCGCTTCTTGACGGTTTTAATCGCGAGCGGCAAGGTGTGGAGCAGCAGGTCCTCGCCGAAGCGATTGCCCAGGTGGAAGCAGGGAAGGGGGGCGATTTTTCCATTGTCCTCGCCGGTGAAGGGTGGCATCCCGGCGTGATCGGCATCGTCGCCAGTCGTCTGGTCGAGCGCTATCATCGTCCGACGGTGCTGATTGCTGTCGATGGTGCAACCGGCAAGGGCTCGGCGCGGTCGATTCGCGGTCTCCATCTTTACCAAACCCTGCAAAGTTGTGCTGCCGATCTTGATGGTTACGGCGGCCACGCCTTTGCTGCCGGTCTGTCGATTGCCGCCGATCGCATCGACGCCTTTGTCTCCGCCTTTGAGCAGGCATCAGCCACCGTCTTGAGCGCCGACGATCTCCTCCCCGTCCTCCTGTATGATTGTGAAGTTCTCATCGAAGATCTCTCTCTGCCAATTTTCGCAGATCTCCAGCGCCTCAGCCCCTTTGGCGCCGGCAATCCTGAACCGCTCTTTCTTTTACGCAACGCCCGGGCCCAGCAAGTTGCTCCCTGCGGAACCGGTCACCTCAAGTTTTCAATCAGGCAAGGGGGTTCTTCTTTGCCCTGCATTGCGTTCTCTTATCCATCGCACTGGGCTGAATTCCTCCCCGGCGAGATCGATCTCCTCGTCACGCTCCAGAGTAACGAGTGGAAAGATCGGGTCTCGCTGCAACTTCGCGTTAAAGATATGCGTCCTGCTCAGGATCCCTAA
- a CDS encoding aspartate aminotransferase (catalyzes the formation of oxalozcetate and L-glutamate from L-aspartate and 2-oxoglutarate), which translates to MAIASKVQRCIEGSSWIRKMFEEGARLRAIHGDDQIFDFTIGNPSVEPPAAFRRELLQLAEQPLPGMHRYMSNAGFEETRAAIAAAVSRRGQTSVKAEHVVMTCGAGAALNVIFKTILNPGDEVVILAPYFVEYKFYVDNHGGTTKEVWTNRDTFQLDLPAIAAAISATTKAIIINSPNNPTGVIYPHADLCALAAVLSAKEKEFGQTIYVISDEPYARLAYDGHHVPPIFDCIQNSIIATSHSKDLALPGERIGYIAANPQLDEVASFIEGAVFCNRVLGFVNAPALMQRLVAKLQEESVDINEYQEKRDLLYNHLSSLGFTLTKPDGAFYLFPRSPLADDIAFVNLAQEEKILLVPGTGFGAPGYFRIAYCIDIDIIRRSFPAWERLAKTCGLS; encoded by the coding sequence ATGGCCATTGCAAGTAAAGTCCAACGTTGTATCGAAGGTTCTTCATGGATTCGCAAGATGTTTGAAGAAGGGGCACGGCTGCGGGCGATCCACGGTGATGATCAGATCTTTGATTTTACCATTGGCAACCCCTCGGTTGAACCGCCGGCCGCCTTCCGCCGCGAACTCCTGCAACTCGCCGAACAGCCCCTGCCGGGGATGCATCGATATATGAGTAACGCCGGTTTTGAAGAGACTCGCGCCGCCATCGCCGCCGCTGTGTCCAGACGCGGCCAGACCAGCGTCAAGGCCGAGCATGTGGTCATGACCTGCGGTGCTGGCGCCGCCCTCAACGTCATCTTCAAAACGATCCTCAACCCCGGCGACGAGGTGGTCATCCTTGCCCCTTATTTTGTCGAATACAAGTTTTATGTCGACAACCACGGCGGCACGACCAAAGAAGTCTGGACCAATCGCGACACCTTCCAGCTTGACCTCCCGGCCATCGCCGCCGCAATCAGTGCCACGACCAAGGCGATCATCATTAATTCCCCGAACAACCCGACCGGTGTTATCTATCCGCACGCCGATCTGTGTGCCCTCGCCGCCGTCCTTTCCGCCAAGGAGAAAGAGTTCGGTCAGACCATCTACGTCATCTCTGACGAACCCTATGCCCGACTTGCCTATGACGGCCACCATGTACCGCCGATCTTTGACTGTATCCAGAACAGCATCATTGCCACTTCCCACTCCAAGGATCTCGCCCTTCCCGGCGAACGCATCGGCTACATCGCCGCCAATCCGCAACTCGACGAAGTTGCCTCCTTTATCGAAGGAGCGGTCTTCTGCAATCGCGTCCTCGGCTTTGTCAACGCCCCGGCCCTGATGCAGCGCCTTGTCGCCAAATTGCAGGAGGAGAGCGTCGATATCAACGAATATCAGGAAAAACGCGACCTCCTTTATAACCATCTGTCCTCCCTGGGTTTTACCCTGACCAAACCGGATGGTGCCTTCTACCTCTTTCCACGTTCACCGCTGGCTGACGATATCGCCTTTGTCAACCTGGCTCAGGAGGAGAAGATCCTCCTCGTACCAGGAACCGGCTTCGGCGCCCCAGGTTACTTCCGTATCGCTTACTGCATTGATATTGACATCATTCGCCGAAGCTTCCCTGCCTGGGAAAGGTTGGCTAAAACCTGCGGATTGTCATAA
- a CDS encoding TolC family protein produces MKRISIVLLGVTFFLAAHSALAATNHDFEALVAEALVNNPEIAASREKWQMLVAKSQRAGTLDDPMLMLKIQNGMIKDPFNFKMDDTTAKVIGISQMLPFAGKRGLLRSAAEQEAKAVEWEHAERKVELRRMVLDAWAQLALVNNSLRLVTENIALLDSLNRLAETGYSTGMVRQNDVLRSQLERSRMEDMRIALVQRQKSLAAMFAALLHRPIDTPPPTVSAKIVPVAQTAAELEDLAFASRPELFARNARLEQAQSSEDLARRESYPDFTLSFEYMQRDAFSGDPESMGEDMYSAGVSFNLPVQRQSRRAMVAEAQAQGKMAAAEIEQLRHEIRRGISDSLARLSASAAMADLYTNGMIPQAEFATEALLSSYEVGKGDLMGVLDSRMQLFSVRQRYYEFIAENQMQRAELEALVGARIK; encoded by the coding sequence ATGAAACGAATTTCAATAGTTTTGCTGGGAGTCACTTTCTTTTTGGCCGCCCATAGCGCGCTGGCCGCGACGAACCACGATTTTGAAGCTCTGGTCGCCGAAGCTCTGGTCAATAATCCCGAAATTGCCGCGAGCCGTGAGAAGTGGCAGATGCTGGTTGCCAAGTCGCAACGGGCCGGAACTCTTGACGATCCGATGTTGATGCTGAAGATTCAAAATGGCATGATCAAAGATCCCTTCAACTTCAAGATGGATGATACGACCGCCAAGGTCATCGGTATCAGTCAGATGCTCCCCTTTGCCGGCAAGCGCGGTTTGCTTCGAAGTGCGGCAGAGCAGGAAGCAAAAGCAGTCGAATGGGAGCATGCCGAGCGCAAAGTGGAGTTGCGGCGGATGGTTCTTGATGCTTGGGCGCAGCTCGCCCTGGTGAATAATTCGTTGCGTCTGGTAACGGAGAACATTGCTCTGCTCGACAGTCTCAACCGCTTGGCTGAGACGGGCTACAGTACCGGCATGGTGCGGCAGAATGATGTCCTGCGCTCGCAACTGGAACGCAGTCGCATGGAGGATATGCGCATCGCTCTGGTGCAGCGCCAGAAGAGTCTGGCTGCCATGTTCGCCGCCCTGCTGCATCGGCCGATCGATACGCCGCCGCCAACAGTCAGCGCCAAAATTGTGCCGGTGGCGCAAACAGCTGCCGAGCTCGAAGACCTCGCTTTTGCATCGCGCCCCGAGCTCTTCGCCCGCAACGCTCGTCTGGAGCAGGCGCAAAGCAGTGAAGACCTGGCCCGGCGTGAATCCTATCCCGATTTCACTCTCTCTTTCGAATACATGCAACGCGATGCCTTTAGCGGCGATCCTGAGTCGATGGGGGAGGATATGTATAGTGCCGGCGTAAGTTTCAATCTTCCGGTGCAACGCCAGTCCCGGCGAGCCATGGTGGCCGAGGCGCAGGCGCAGGGGAAGATGGCAGCGGCTGAAATCGAACAGTTACGGCATGAAATCCGCCGCGGCATCAGTGATAGTCTGGCGCGGCTTAGCGCCAGCGCGGCCATGGCTGATCTTTATACAAATGGAATGATCCCGCAAGCGGAGTTTGCCACGGAAGCGCTCCTCTCTTCGTACGAAGTGGGGAAGGGGGATTTGATGGGCGTTCTCGACAGCCGCATGCAACTCTTCAGCGTGCGCCAGCGTTACTACGAATTCATCGCTGAAAATCAGATGCAGCGCGCCGAACTGGAGGCGCTGGTCGGTGCCCGGATAAAGTGA
- a CDS encoding efflux RND transporter periplasmic adaptor subunit: MKQKIVIPIVLLAILGFTIGGYLLGRHSHDFPPDTVTVSENEEAHQWTCSMHPFIIRDKPGLCPICAMDLVPVYDKSGDGGGVTIDPATSQNMGVRIAPVMRQDISRSIKTVGVVTADESRQSSINSKVEGWIEKLYVDQTGKPVRKGAPLLEIYSPDLVSAQQEYLLALRNSERLADNPYPEIAQGAQRLRAAARTRLKYWDISDKQISTLEQSGEARKTLTLYSPSNGIVMMKNALPGMRVMPGEELLQITDLSKIWVDAQLYEYQLPVVQVGQNAEIILPYSIGKVLRGKIAYIYPNLSGETRTARARIELPNPGLELKPEMYVDVNIAGVQQSAALVIPTEAILDSGEQQTVFVALGEGRFEPRIVRSGVKDDSGNVEILDGLQEGEQVVISAQFMLDSESRLREALQKMSAPPEEKPKENLDDLFK, from the coding sequence ATGAAACAGAAGATCGTCATCCCTATCGTGCTCTTGGCCATTCTTGGATTCACTATCGGCGGTTATCTGCTCGGTCGGCATAGCCACGACTTCCCGCCCGACACAGTCACCGTCAGCGAGAATGAAGAAGCGCATCAATGGACCTGTAGTATGCACCCCTTCATCATCCGCGATAAACCCGGTCTCTGTCCGATCTGTGCCATGGATCTGGTGCCGGTCTACGATAAGAGCGGGGACGGCGGCGGGGTCACCATCGATCCGGCGACGAGCCAGAACATGGGGGTGCGTATTGCTCCGGTCATGCGGCAGGATATTTCGCGCAGCATCAAGACCGTCGGCGTTGTCACCGCCGATGAATCGCGTCAGAGTTCGATCAACAGCAAGGTTGAGGGGTGGATCGAAAAGCTTTATGTCGATCAGACCGGCAAACCGGTGCGCAAGGGGGCTCCGCTACTGGAGATCTACAGCCCGGATCTGGTCTCGGCGCAGCAGGAATACCTCCTTGCTCTGCGTAACAGCGAACGCCTCGCCGATAATCCTTATCCGGAGATTGCACAAGGGGCGCAGCGCTTGCGTGCCGCTGCCCGCACCCGCCTCAAGTACTGGGATATCTCCGACAAGCAGATCAGCACCCTGGAGCAAAGCGGCGAAGCACGGAAGACTCTGACTCTCTACAGCCCATCTAACGGGATTGTGATGATGAAGAATGCCCTTCCCGGCATGCGGGTCATGCCGGGCGAGGAACTGCTGCAGATCACCGATCTTTCGAAGATCTGGGTCGATGCCCAACTTTACGAATATCAGCTGCCGGTGGTGCAGGTCGGCCAGAATGCCGAGATTATCCTCCCCTACAGCATCGGCAAGGTGCTGCGTGGCAAGATTGCTTACATCTACCCAAACCTCTCCGGTGAGACCCGCACCGCCCGTGCCCGTATCGAGCTCCCCAATCCCGGCCTTGAACTCAAGCCGGAGATGTACGTCGATGTCAACATCGCCGGAGTGCAGCAATCCGCCGCCCTGGTTATTCCCACCGAGGCGATCCTTGACTCCGGCGAACAGCAGACGGTCTTTGTGGCGCTGGGCGAGGGACGTTTTGAGCCACGGATCGTCCGCAGCGGGGTGAAGGATGATAGCGGCAACGTCGAGATCCTTGACGGCTTGCAAGAAGGGGAGCAGGTGGTGATCTCGGCCCAGTTCATGCTTGATTCCGAGAGCCGGTTGCGCGAGGCGTTGCAGAAGATGAGCGCCCCGCCGGAGGAGAAGCCGAAAGAGAACCTGGACGATTTGTTTAAATAA